The following is a genomic window from Sphaerodactylus townsendi isolate TG3544 linkage group LG16, MPM_Stown_v2.3, whole genome shotgun sequence.
tgcccgaccatgcccccatcgtgccccacccagccccattggcgctatgccacagtttgattcccaccaccatgggaacctgttactaaatttttttgatcccaccactgttttacaCCCTGCCGGTATCTGTGCTTGGTGGGTGAGACAAAGAAATAGGGAATGGCTCTCAGTGTTCAGGATTGGACCTTGCCTCATCTAAATCTGAATGAGTGCCGAAATACTCATGAGACTGACCTGCCAGGCCCAAACATAACAATTTGGGGGCATCTTCCTGGGCAGGAGAGCcaggttggtgtagtggttaagagcaggtggattctaatctggagaactgggtttgattccccactcctccacctggcagaagcttgtctggtgaaccagatgtgtttccacactcctacattcctgctgggtgaccttgggctaatcacagttctttggaactctgtcagccccacctacctcacggggtgtttgttgtgggaggggggaagggaaaggagcttgtcagccaccttgagactccttacaggagagaaaggtgggatataaatccaaactcctcttcctcttcttcttcttctgaagcggCAGAGAGGCTTAGCTTAAGACGTAGTTTTTCAACTCCAGTTCAGTAACGGGTATCATTAACAACAGACTATGGACAAGGAGGAATTACATGGGCGGGGAGAGAAGAGCGTGACAGAGAGAAATCCATATGGGGGAACAGTGTCTCATATCACTGTTAGTTAATCCAATATGAAAACACCCCCTTTGTCTCCGGACTTCCTTATGCTTTGCCAAAGGTCCCCTTGTTTACAGAGCTTCCTAAATATCACAGTTTCGTTGGCCAGCTCGTGGTTGTCTGTCTGGTTGCTGCACTTTTTCTTCACCCGCGTCCGGGTCAGCCTACCTTGTTCAAATATGCAAACCACCTATGGTAAGAGGACACCTGGTGAGCTGAGATACCAGCTGGGAGCATACGGTGTTCTCGTTTACCTGCCAACAGGTAAAAGTCACCTTCCAGAGAGTCGAAGGAGGCAAGTCTTATCCACCCTGCGCCGGTCCCCGCTTGGCAATCATTAATCCCAGATTTTTCACATTCCTGGGCACTGGCGTGATACGGGAAAATGATCAACGGAGGAGAAGGAAGCGGGGATCCTCCACCGGCAATGCAGCTGGCCGGCAGGTTGGCCCTTTCGGTTGCGGGACTGCTTTTGCTGACTTTGGCATACAAGTACTATCGGTCTCGGGGGTCTGCCAGCACCCTGGGAGGTGGTCATGCCGGAACAGGCGCTGTCAAGGAAACAGGGCCAAAAGAGCAGCCGGCATGTGACGGGGCGGACAGAGAGACAGCGGGCCAGGAGCTGAGGCACAGGCGTATCTCTGGCAAAGGGGTAAAGGAGAACGGCGGGCCAGCCAATCCAAACATGCACCTGGGCAGTCCTGCTGCCATGGTAAAGTCCACACTGCAGTATACACCTGTCGGCAGAGAGGTGACGTTTCTGAatgggaaagaagagaaggaggaggagggaaagcaaagaaaagaaattaatcaTCAAGGGACTGGATTGCAACCAGACAAAAAGCACTCACTGCCCGAGACGGAGGGGGAGGCggcaaaggaagaagaaactgCAGGTACAGTTCTGAGCAACGCAGGTGGGGCTGGGACGGCGGACGGGGTTGCTGCGACGCAGCCAAGAGGGAggccagcttctccaggtctgccgaGCGAGGGCTGGGACAGCGGCGCTTCTCACAGTAACCACAAGGGGCCTAGTCTGAAAGATGACCTTTGCCCCCATCCTGGAGACCAGCAAATAGGGCAGGATCCTACAGATTGGAACAGACCCCCCTCAGAAAAAACGGTGGGGCAGGTGTTGCGAGAAGGCATGAATCAAAATTTAGCGCAGATGCAAGGAGCCCAGGTGGGGCGGGAGACCATCCAGTCGTTCCAAGCAACTTCTGACATGGGCCTGGCTATAAACCAGTACAACAGACAGTCCACCACTGCCTATACCTTCTCCTCTGTGGCAAAGGTCCAAGTAGAAGAGAACATCATCCAAGAGAGGCCAAAAGGAGTGAGTTGTGGACAGCCGTCTTCACCGGAGGCCAGCTTGCGGGGCAAAGTCTACAACTACTATGTGCAGTCCATCTCAAAGTCAGTGTTGAATGAAACATCCTCCCATAAGACTGCAGCCACCCAAACATTCTGCAGCCCATCTAGCAGTGGCCTGTCCGGTGAGCTGGAGGCACTCCCGTGTCCAGTGACAGCCCAGAATTTGACAACAGAAGAACAGGAGAGCAGCACTACTTTTAAGGAAGGCCCAGCCCCAGTTCCTAGTGCACTGTTCCCACAAGATAATGCAAACATCATGCAACATGTAGACCAGGAAGAGACTGCTGAAGACACAGCTGGCCACCAGAAGCCTCCAGAGATAGGGCGTGGCTTCAGTCGGAAGGAGAGTTTCCATAAGATTGCAGAAAACCCAGAGCTTCAGGTACAGATGGAGGGATTTGGTTCTCCAACACCTGAGAAATCAGACTGTGGCATTCCCGATATCAGTCCCACCCACTCCCATCCGGTTTCTTCCCTGGCCGGGTCTATGCCAATCCTCCAGGCAGACAAGACTGTAGAGCCCACCGTGAAACTTGTGGCTGGTGCCAAGTTCTTCAACATCCCGCTGGACTCGGAGTCCTCCATAGACATCCACTTGGATCTAGGGAACTGCTATGAAGTTTTGTGTATGGCCAAGAAGCAGAAATTGGAGAAGGTCCAGGAAGCAGTTTATAAGGTCATGAGTGAGAATTACCTCCAAGTGCTCCGAACCCATGCGATTTACGGGCGCCTCAATGCATTGGAGAGGGACCTGATCCTGCAGAGAAGGTTGCGGGGCAAGAAGTATGTGGCTGTCGCGGATGTCAGCTCACAGGATCGCAGTCACGGCACAAGCAGACTGTGTTACTACGATGACCAGAGCGACACTTGGCACCCGCTAACATACGTGCCTACGGAAGCTGTCTCCAGGGGTTGCGCCGTGTGCAGCATGTTCAACTATCTCTTTGTGGTGGCTGGCTGCGAAGGCCGAGGGAAGAGCCAGAAACCTTCCAATCGGGTCTTCTGCTACAACCCACTGACCAACATCTGGCGAGAGATCTGTCCTCTGAATCAAGCTAGGCCCCACTGTAAGCTAGTAGCCCTAGATGGCTGCCTCTATGCCATTGGGGGAGAATGCCTTTACACCGTTGAGCGCTATGACCCCCGGATGGATCGCTGGACTTTTGCAGCCCCATTGCCCAATGACACCTTTGCTGTGGCCCACACCGCCACTGTGTGTGATGGGGAGATCTACGTGACAGGGGGTACATTGCGGTACATGCTATTGAGGTACATCAGCCGGTCAGACGCCTGGAAGGTCAGCTTGACCGGAGGGAGCAAGGACAGGACCACAGAGATGGTGACCTCCAGCGGTTTCATCTACCGCTTTGACTTGAATCGCAGCATGGGCATCAGCGTCTACCGCTGCAGCGCCAAGGCGAAGCTCTGGTACGAGTGTGCCACCCACCCCATGCCTTTCCCAGCTTGCTTTCAGTGTACCGTTGTAGATAATCTGGTGTACTGCATCAGCCGGCAGTTCAATATCCGCTTCTTCACAGATTATGTCTCGCCGCGGTTTGGGACCAAGGAATTACAAAATTTCCCTTCCCCGAGAGGGACCCTTTTCCCCGTGACGCTCGTGCTGCCTGACAGAGGGGCGGCACAAACGAGGGTCTGACGGCAGCAGCGGAGTCCGCTGGGGGGTCCTGAGGAGGCAAAGCCAGCTAATTCCACGGGTTCTGTACTGACAGTCTCCTCCTGCTAGCTGATTTCCACGCATCTGTCAAGGGAGATGGAGCTACAAGCGGGTTGGCAGCGTCTGTTTATTTTGAGATACTTAAATCCTTGTAAATTTGCATGCAAATTAAACGCAGCCTTTGGGGTCTTGGACAGTCGCCAATACAGGCCTTGTTAGTGCAAACTTAGGCAAACTCTGCCTAGGCTGGATGGCATATGATACTGCCACACGTCGTCATGGTCTGGAATGCTGTCGATGCCTCGTGCATAGTTTTTAAATCCTCTGCCCTCTGGCACCCTGCTTTGAAATACAACCTCTGGGTCTGATTTGCAGAAACCCCCACCCTGACCCACCCCCAGATTCCAGATCAGGACGAGGCTTTTGGACTCTTCAGTGACATCTCTGAGTTCCTGGGTGGGTATAAGGAAGGGCCCCTCCCCTCAATTCATTTTGTTGGAGGGGACATATTCACACTGACTGGTAAGAACATGTGTAGAGTATCTTTCCTTCCACCTGCATAACCAAACCCTGCTCAATATATTGGGAATTGTCCAGGTTGCGTTGGTCTTAtagatctttgtgtgtgtgtgtgtgtgcgcgtgcgtgtgcgtgcgtgtgcgcgtgtgtgtgtgagtgtgactTTCTTGAGCCGTCCTTCCAGGAATTACAACCTGCACTAGATTAAAAAGGAGATCTGTTTAAATgacctgccatgcagggacaggCATAATTAATTAATGCTTCTTAAATCTGAAGTCCCCACATAAAGGCCTGGAAAACTCATTTATTAATGCTTTTGTTTTCATCATCAATAGTACAAGCTTGAAAGATTTGCAGGCAGAGATTAGGCTGCCTAGTTGAAATCGATATCTGGAGTTCTGCCGTACTTCTTAGAGCGCTCGGTCCC
Proteins encoded in this region:
- the KLHDC7A gene encoding kelch domain-containing protein 7A; amino-acid sequence: MINGGEGSGDPPPAMQLAGRLALSVAGLLLLTLAYKYYRSRGSASTLGGGHAGTGAVKETGPKEQPACDGADRETAGQELRHRRISGKGVKENGGPANPNMHLGSPAAMVKSTLQYTPVGREVTFLNGKEEKEEEGKQRKEINHQGTGLQPDKKHSLPETEGEAAKEEETAGTVLSNAGGAGTADGVAATQPRGRPASPGLPSEGWDSGASHSNHKGPSLKDDLCPHPGDQQIGQDPTDWNRPPSEKTVGQVLREGMNQNLAQMQGAQVGRETIQSFQATSDMGLAINQYNRQSTTAYTFSSVAKVQVEENIIQERPKGVSCGQPSSPEASLRGKVYNYYVQSISKSVLNETSSHKTAATQTFCSPSSSGLSGELEALPCPVTAQNLTTEEQESSTTFKEGPAPVPSALFPQDNANIMQHVDQEETAEDTAGHQKPPEIGRGFSRKESFHKIAENPELQVQMEGFGSPTPEKSDCGIPDISPTHSHPVSSLAGSMPILQADKTVEPTVKLVAGAKFFNIPLDSESSIDIHLDLGNCYEVLCMAKKQKLEKVQEAVYKVMSENYLQVLRTHAIYGRLNALERDLILQRRLRGKKYVAVADVSSQDRSHGTSRLCYYDDQSDTWHPLTYVPTEAVSRGCAVCSMFNYLFVVAGCEGRGKSQKPSNRVFCYNPLTNIWREICPLNQARPHCKLVALDGCLYAIGGECLYTVERYDPRMDRWTFAAPLPNDTFAVAHTATVCDGEIYVTGGTLRYMLLRYISRSDAWKVSLTGGSKDRTTEMVTSSGFIYRFDLNRSMGISVYRCSAKAKLWYECATHPMPFPACFQCTVVDNLVYCISRQFNIRFFTDYVSPRFGTKELQNFPSPRGTLFPVTLVLPDRGAAQTRV